In one Cyprinus carpio isolate SPL01 chromosome B2, ASM1834038v1, whole genome shotgun sequence genomic region, the following are encoded:
- the LOC109111375 gene encoding cytokine receptor-like factor 1 isoform X1 has translation MICLLFLFHCAAGVLSSSTQVATIYPQDPALSIGSSLTATCSVNPDHGVHAGSLYWTLNGKRLPSSTYSILSPTVISVTLPRLSGSRQRSGDNLVCHNSGGHVLAGSCIYVGMPPEKPVNLTCWSRNTKDLTCRWAPGGQGETFIKTKYTLKYKLRWYGREKECEDYSAGDPYTCYIPRDLALFTPYEIWVEASNQLGTATSDVIYLDILDVVTTDPPTDVTVSRVGDLEDQLTVRWGTPPALKDFLFQAKYQIRYRLEESSDWKVVHDVGNQTSCRLAGLQPGTVYFVQVRCNPVGILGSRKAGIWSDWSHPTAASTPHSERLLTGSCDSKVGQQNSTLRRDLKQFFGWLRKHAYGCSGMSIKLYDQWRVWLQKSHKTRNQVLQGDKS, from the exons ATGATCTGCTTATTGTTTTTGTTCCACTGTGCTGCCGGCGTGTTGTCGTCTTCAACCC AGGTGGCTACAATCTACCCTCAAGATCCAGCCCTTTCCATCGGCTCCAGCCTGACAGCCACATGCTCAGTGAATCCAGACCATGGTGTTCACGCAGGCTCGCTCTACTGGACGCTGAACGGAAAGCGTCTTCCCAGCAGCACGTACAGCATTCTGAGCCCCACCGTGATCAGCGTCACCCTCCCGCGGCTCTCCGGGTCCCGCCAGCGCTCCGGAGACAACCTCGTGTGCCATAACAGCGGGGGTCATGTGCTGGCCGGCTCCTGCATCTATGTTGGCA TGCCTCCTGAGAAACCTGTGAATCTTACCTGCTGGTCCAGGAACACTAAAGACCTCACCTGTAGATGGGCCCCTGGGGGCCAGGGGGAAACCTTCATCAAGACAAAATACACACTCAAATATAAGCTCAG GTGGTACGGACGAGAAAAGGAGTGTGAGGACTATAGCGCGGGAGATCCATATACATGCTACATCCCCCGCGACCTCGCCCTCTTCACGCCCTACGAGATATGGGTGGAGGCCTCCAACCAACTCGGAACCGCAACATCTGACGTCATCTACTTGGATATCTTAGACGTGG TGACGACAGACCCACCGACTGATGTGACCGTGAGCCGAGTGGGCGACCTGGAGGACCAGCTGACTGTGCGCTGGGGGACACCGCCTGCATTAAAAGACTTCCTCTTTCAGGCCAAATACCAGATCAGATACAGACTGGAGGAAAGCAGCGACTGGAAG GTGGTGCATGATGTTGGGAACCAGACTTCCTGCAGGCTCGCAGGGTTGCAGCCAGGCACGGTGTATTTTGTGCAGGTGCGCTGTAATCCGGTCGGGATTCTGGGATctaggaaagcaggcatttggagtGACTGGAGTCACCCAACTGCAGCCTCAACACCACACAGTG AGCGGCTGCTGACAGGGTCATGTGACTCGAAGGTGGGGCAGCAGAACTCCACATTGCGGCGGGATTTAAAGCAGTTCTTTGGCTGGCTGCGCAAACACGCCTACGGGTGCAGCGGTATGAGTATCAAACTTTATGATCAGTGGCGGGTCTGGCTGCAGAAATCTCACAAAACACGCAACCAG GTTCTTCAAGGAGATAAATCATAG
- the LOC109111375 gene encoding cytokine receptor-like factor 1 isoform X3: protein MICLLFLFHCAAGVLSSSTQVATIYPQDPALSIGSSLTATCSVNPDHGVHAGSLYWTLNGKRLPSSTYSILSPTVISVTLPRLSGSRQRSGDNLVCHNSGGHVLAGSCIYVGMPPEKPVNLTCWSRNTKDLTCRWAPGGQGETFIKTKYTLKYKLRWYGREKECEDYSAGDPYTCYIPRDLALFTPYEIWVEASNQLGTATSDVIYLDILDVVTTDPPTDVTVSRVGDLEDQLTVRWGTPPALKDFLFQAKYQIRYRLEESSDWKVVHDVGNQTSCRLAGLQPGTVYFVQVRCNPVGILGSRKAGIWSDWSHPTAASTPHSERLLTGSCDSKVGQQNSTLRRDLKQFFGWLRKHAYGCSGMSIKLYDQWRVWLQKSHKTRNQVGSSRR, encoded by the exons ATGATCTGCTTATTGTTTTTGTTCCACTGTGCTGCCGGCGTGTTGTCGTCTTCAACCC AGGTGGCTACAATCTACCCTCAAGATCCAGCCCTTTCCATCGGCTCCAGCCTGACAGCCACATGCTCAGTGAATCCAGACCATGGTGTTCACGCAGGCTCGCTCTACTGGACGCTGAACGGAAAGCGTCTTCCCAGCAGCACGTACAGCATTCTGAGCCCCACCGTGATCAGCGTCACCCTCCCGCGGCTCTCCGGGTCCCGCCAGCGCTCCGGAGACAACCTCGTGTGCCATAACAGCGGGGGTCATGTGCTGGCCGGCTCCTGCATCTATGTTGGCA TGCCTCCTGAGAAACCTGTGAATCTTACCTGCTGGTCCAGGAACACTAAAGACCTCACCTGTAGATGGGCCCCTGGGGGCCAGGGGGAAACCTTCATCAAGACAAAATACACACTCAAATATAAGCTCAG GTGGTACGGACGAGAAAAGGAGTGTGAGGACTATAGCGCGGGAGATCCATATACATGCTACATCCCCCGCGACCTCGCCCTCTTCACGCCCTACGAGATATGGGTGGAGGCCTCCAACCAACTCGGAACCGCAACATCTGACGTCATCTACTTGGATATCTTAGACGTGG TGACGACAGACCCACCGACTGATGTGACCGTGAGCCGAGTGGGCGACCTGGAGGACCAGCTGACTGTGCGCTGGGGGACACCGCCTGCATTAAAAGACTTCCTCTTTCAGGCCAAATACCAGATCAGATACAGACTGGAGGAAAGCAGCGACTGGAAG GTGGTGCATGATGTTGGGAACCAGACTTCCTGCAGGCTCGCAGGGTTGCAGCCAGGCACGGTGTATTTTGTGCAGGTGCGCTGTAATCCGGTCGGGATTCTGGGATctaggaaagcaggcatttggagtGACTGGAGTCACCCAACTGCAGCCTCAACACCACACAGTG AGCGGCTGCTGACAGGGTCATGTGACTCGAAGGTGGGGCAGCAGAACTCCACATTGCGGCGGGATTTAAAGCAGTTCTTTGGCTGGCTGCGCAAACACGCCTACGGGTGCAGCGGTATGAGTATCAAACTTTATGATCAGTGGCGGGTCTGGCTGCAGAAATCTCACAAAACACGCAACCAGGTAG GTTCTTCAAGGAGATAA
- the LOC109112654 gene encoding outer dense fiber protein 3-like protein 2 has product MSAGPGPGRYALPPTIGYINHDYTKPSSPAYSFHSRMSSNMVSVDSSPGPQYHVDAKMTRFGRDGTPSYSMLGRKKKTADTFQTPGPGAYSPEKAPPLNLHHKPPSYTMAFRTRYRSVDPVPAPNRYTLPNLFGSHIPHKAASASFTMSARRKAGGPSEDLSMTPGPGRYNSTEPSVYLNRQPSFSLQSRCNIPTDATRKPGPGTHSPEKVTAHLPRAPSFSMGVRHSEFVTPLIVDVLD; this is encoded by the exons atgtccGCAGGGCCCGGGCCGGGGCGTTATGCTCTTCCCCCCACTATCGGTTACATCAACCATGACTACACCAAACCCAGCAGCCCGGCCTATTCCTTCCACAGCCGCATGAGCAGCAACA TGGTGTCTGTGGATTCCAGTCCAGGACCGCAATATCATGTAGATGCCAAAATGACACGCTTTGGTAGAGACGGTACCCCATCATACTCCATGCTGGGCAGAAAGAAGAAGACAG CTGATACATTCCAGACTCCTGGACCCGGAGCCTACAGTCCTGAGAAAGCTCCACCTTTGAACCTTCACCACAAACCTCCATCTTACACCATGGCCTTCCGCACACGCTACCGCAGTGTAGACCCTGTACCGGCCCCCAACCGCTACACCTTACCCAACCTCTTCGGCTCTCACATTCCACACAAAGCCGCCAGCGCCAGCTTCACCATGTCAGCACGCAGGAAAGCAGGCGGCCCATCGGAGGACCTGTCCATGACCCCAGGACCCGGCCGTTACAACAGCACAGAGCCGAGCGTTTACCTGAACAGACAGCCTTCTTTCTCCCTGCAAAGCCGTTGTAATATTCCCACCGATGCCACTCGGAAGCCTGGTCCAGGCACGCACAGCCCAGAAAAGGTGACGGCACACCTGCCTCGTGCACCGTCTTTCTCCATGGGTGTTCGTCACTCAGAGTTTGTAACACCACTGATTGTTGACGTATTAGACTGA